The region CATGGATAGAAAATTATAAATTAAAAAACGGAATAGGAAAAACAAATGATATCGCTGTCGTCGCCATGACTTTGGACGAAGTATACGATGTACTGAAAGCCGGTCTCTCCGACAAGGCCTCTGAGGGAATAATATTAAACGATGATACAATTGTTTTGTCGGCCGGAGTATTTACGACGGCAAAGGCTCTTCTCTATCAATGCGGAATTGAGAATATTTATACATTCCCGTCGTTGGACAGCACGGCGACTTACATTTTTACGCTTCATTGAAGCTCGGAAGTATTATTAACTCGGCAATTAAATAATACCGATCAAAGAGAGAAAAGCTCCGTAATATGGGGCTGTTCTCTCTTGTATTAGTCAATAATATCTCAATAACAAACATAATAAAACAATAGTTGTATTGGCGATTTAAATATTATTAATATTAAATATATAATATTTTTTCTGTCTATATTTACAAAATGGTTTTCAAGTGATATAATGAGTGAGCAGATGGCAAATAAAGTCTCTGATATAATAATAATAAAGAGGGAAAATCATGAAAAGAACAATAGCATTTCTTATGGCTGCTCTTTTTGCACTTTCGGTATGCGGTATTTATGCATCCGCAGCCGGTGAAAAAGCGCTTACTATGTCGCTCGAAAAGCCGGCCGGATACGAATCCGCTACGTCTGTTGAATGCGAGAATTTTGTTGATGCCGCAGGTAATTATACTGGTCATCAGGATCAGGGACCGTATGATTATGTATACCTGAAAAAAGAAGCCGATAATCCTCATGCGACTATTAAATTCTCAGTTACCGAAGACGGTACATATGATTTCCTTGTAGAAATTATGGCATATACGACGGCTATTCCTCGTACCGGACTTGTTCAGATCGACTCCGGCGAGAAATTTTATATCGGTTCTACTCATGGCGACAGAAACCTCATTACTGAGTATTACACCGGCATGTCTGCCGAGCTCAAAGCCGGCGACCATACCTTCACAATCTATCTTGCCGATGATTTTGACAACACGACAGTAAAAAGCCTTTTCTTTGATAAGTTTAATTTTGTAAAAAAGGCTGATGCTCCGAAGGAAGAACCTATAGAAGAACCCAAAGAAGAACCTAAGGATGACACAACCGCTCCTT is a window of Oscillospiraceae bacterium DNA encoding:
- a CDS encoding LPXTG cell wall anchor domain-containing protein, coding for MKRTIAFLMAALFALSVCGIYASAAGEKALTMSLEKPAGYESATSVECENFVDAAGNYTGHQDQGPYDYVYLKKEADNPHATIKFSVTEDGTYDFLVEIMAYTTAIPRTGLVQIDSGEKFYIGSTHGDRNLITEYYTGMSAELKAGDHTFTIYLADDFDNTTVKSLFFDKFNFVKKADAPKEEPIEEPKEEPKDDTTAPSTGDNTVVFALTGIAALISVVVITKKKAK